The genomic stretch GAAAATCTGTTGCGCAGCAagtcactgccttcctgaagacataCAATGTATACGAAAagtttcagtctggttttagaccccaatCAAAGAACTGAGACTGCACtcatgaaggtggtaaattaccttttaatggtgtcagaccaaggctctccATCTgccctcgtgctcctagaccttagtgctgcttttgacaccatcaatcactacattattttggagagattggaaaccctaactggtctacacagacaagttttggcctggtttagatcttatctgtcggaaagatatcagtttgtctctgtggatggtttgtcttctgacaaatcaattgtacgTTTCGGTGTTCCTcgaggttccgttttaggaccattaTCGTTTTCacaatatattttacctcttgttgatgtcattcggaaacataatgttaactttcactgctatgcagacaaTACACAGCCCTACATTTCGATAAAATATGGcaaagccccaaaattgccctccctggaagtgGATGGGGgcatattttttacttttaaactcagacaaaacagagatgctagttctaggtcccaagaaacaaagagaccttctgttggatctgacaattaatcttgatggttgtacaatcatctcaaataaaactgtgaaggaccttggcgttactcttgATCCTGAtatctcttttgatgaacatatcaatactatttcaaggacagcttttttccattttcataacattgcaaaactctaaaactttttgtccaaaaatgatgcagaaaatctaatccatgcttttgttacatctagattagactactgcaatgctctacttcccggctacctggataaagcactaaataaacttcagttagtgctgaacatggctgctagaatcttgactagaacccaaaaatgtgatcatattactccagtgctagactCTCTAAACTGGCTTCCTGtgaaggctagggctgattttagggttttactgctaacctacaaagcattacatgggcttgctcctacctatctctctgatttggtcctgccgtacacacctacatgtacgctacggtcacaagacgcaggcctccttattgtccatAGGGCTTTCTATAGAGCtctatttttatggaatggtctgcctatccatgtgagagacgcagactcaacctttaagtctttattgaacactcttcagtaggtcctatgagtgagtgtagtctggcccaagggtgcgaaggtgaactgaaaggcactggagcgacgcaccgcccttgctgtctgcctggccggttcccctctctccactgggattctctgcctctgaccctattacgggtgctgagtcactggcttactagtgctcttccatgccgtccctaggaggggtgcgtcacttgagtgggttgagtcactgacgtgatcttcctgtccgagTTGGCGtcccctcgggttcgtgccgtgggggagatctttgtgggctatactcagccttgcctcagggtagtaagttggtggtttgcggatatccctctagtggtgtgggggctgtgcttcggcaaagttggtggggttatatcctgcctggttggccctgtccggggtatcATTGGACGGGGCtgcagtgtctcccgacccctcctgtctcagcctccagtatctatgctgcaatagtttgtgtcagggggctagagtcagtctgttatatctggtgtaattctcctgtcttatccagtgtcctgtgtgaatttaagttttctccctctaattctctctcccttccctccccggaggacctgaggcctaggaccatgcctcaggactacctggcctgttgactccttactgtccccagtccacttagtcgtgctgctgctccagtttcaactgctctgcctgcagctatggaaccctgacctgttcaccgggtgtgctaccttgtcctggacctgctgttttcgactctctctctctaccacacctgctgtctcgagctctgaatgctcggctatgaaaagccaattgacatttactcctgaggtgctgacctgttgcaccctctacaaccactgtgattattattatttgaccctgctcaACTGCAATGAAAGTGCGGGGCTCAACTGCAATGAAAGTCCTCCACCTTGCGCACTTGAGAGGTATGGCAAAAATAACAGCACTTGGGTCAAACCATTTCTCCAAATCACTTGATAAAATAATACTACATTTGAAGATGTCGTTAGTACAACTAAATGGACAGCATACTATAGGGAAACTAAAAGTGTATCAAACAGATGTATTTTCATAAGGAAAACAAACTATGTCGGCCTGTTTCATAAGTGGGATTTTGCAGAGTATTGTTTTCATCCCCCACATAGTCATAGAAGTGGTATGATCCAATAGTATTGAACGCAAAGCTGCTGAATGTTGTTTGTTTTCCACACAGAGAGTAGCGGAACAGTACCGTTGTCGCACAATCTTACAACGGTTATATTTACACTTTTGTTTGCGAATAATAGTTTAGTGGCCTGCGCCATGGCTCTGTGCGGGGGTGTTGGAGCCATGGCTTTACCAAGCGAGCTTATCGTCCACATATTTTCATTCTTGTCCGACCGTGACAAGCTTCGGGCCTCGTCCGTGTGCTCTCGCTGGAGGGAGTGTCTGTTTTACCCATCGCTTTGGATGGAGCTCAAGTTGCGTGTCGGAGGTGGCTCGAATGGGGGAGGCTATGGCTCCGAACAGACCCCAAGATTAGACTTTCTCATGAGGAAGTTTGGCTCCTTCGTGCGCGAGCTACAGCTCGAGTTTGCCCCAGTTGAAGGATATCTAAGGCCATTGAATGGCGTGGAGGGCAGGATGGAATCTGTCGAAAGCGACCCTCAGTTCCCTGGCCGCTGGAAAGAGGCAATTATCACCTATTTGGACCAGGTGTTGTGTGTCCTCGGATGTATTCGAAACAACAGGTAGTTGGATACATCAACATAATGTTTAATGCGAAGTGCGTCAGCTACGCCATACTCGTCAATTTGAGTGTGTTGGGTCTGCGTAGTCAGTGAGCTAACCTTTAGCTAGCCTAACTATAAACAAACCCACCATGTCATTACGTAATCGGGCCATGTCGTTCACTACGGATTTCTGTTTATACTGCCTGATTGACGTGTCGTTTTTTGCCTATTCAAGCTATAATCTAGCTACTTGGTATATAGGACATGTCAGTCTGAAGTCAGTTTTTCTGCCTGGTATGCAAATGTTGCTAGGGCATGTTTATCATTTGAACTGCATTGCTGCAGCAGTGGTGGTCGTGCTCAGGTAATCTATAAACGGAACCACTAAGGTCAGCAATGACATTGGCAGCATGCTTTCATTTGCAAGTCCGGCTTCTCGAACCTGTACTAACAATATGCCAATATCTTTTGGACACGTACTGTCCTGAAAAGTTCCAGTTGCACTGCCACATAGGGAGACTAAAGCTGTCTTGAGGCATTTCTTTGTTGGTAGTTCATTCCAGTACTCAATCAATAACAGCACACTTGTGAAAGAGAGCTCTAGAGATGTTGGTTGTACAGTCATATGAGGAATGCTGGGTTTGTGGTGTACACCAGTGATGTTGAAAGGTGCTGATTGTCACAGGCCTTCTGGAAAATTGGTGAGGACGTGCTTGTTTGCAGTCGTATTTGTTGCAGTGTACAATTAGAACATACTGTCACTGACCTCCACTATGTCTGATTGTGTCTGGTTTTGTCTAAAGCTCACTACTTTCTCGCTCTAGAAATCTCCAGAAGCTGAGTCTGTATGGGGATACCTGCATTCTTCAGGATGAGGGCATTCTGGACAGTGCCTATCTCAACCAGGTTGACCAAGGAGGAGTGAAAATCAAAGAGTGAGTGGCTTTATATCATGCCCAAGTTGACAAAATCACAGTACAAACTGTCCTCAGTTGAAATTCTGCCTCAGAATTACATAACtaggttatttatttatttaacctttatttgattaggcaattcagttaagaactcattcttatttacaatgacagattttgaccttgtcagctcggggatttgatctagcaatctagcaacctttcggttactgggccaatgctctaaccactaggctacctgctgccccaggtAACCTAATAGGATTTATGTTCTGCCTAGTTTTTTTTTTCCTGTATTCATTTAGAGTAGGCTTTTATTTGCAGATATGAGAGTTAGACGTTATAAAGATTttaactttctttctttcttttctttctttctttgtgttTGTATTCCTCTGGCCTGAAATAGGATCCAGCAGCTGTTAGTGGAAGTTTTGTCTAACAGCAGGCAGATGAAGTGGCTGTCCTCAGCCTTCATGCTGGGTGTGGTGACCCCCTGCTCCCTGGCCTCTCTGTCCAACCCCAGCGCTGCCTCCCTGGAGCACCTCAGCCTGTTGGACAACCAGCTGCCCTGCCTGTCCTCCCCTGTGGAGCTGGAGCGCCTTGTCCACCTGCGTTCCCTGGCCCTCGACTTCTGTGACTTCACGTCTGAGATGTGCCGCCTGCTGGCTGGAGGACACCGTGCTCCACTACACCGCCTCTCCTTGATGGTGAATGGCGCCGCTCTGGAGGCCAAGCCGCTGGATTGCACCGCCAGTGAGGATGACTGGAAGGCCCTGGTCCGACGCTGCGCTAACCTGCGGGTCTACATGATGGCCCTGGATGTGTCCAGCCAGGACCTGCTGAGGGTGCTCAAGCCCAGCCTGCCCCTGGAGAGGATCCATCTGGACAGCTACTCCACCCTGGTCACAGACGGCACTCTGGAGCTCATTTCCCAGCAGTACAACAAGACCCTGAGCCACTTCGTCCTGATGAGGGATGACACCGGCTTCCCTGACCTCAGCGTCAACCGCAACGAGGACCCGCTGGTCCTACTGGCCTGGCGCTGCGTACACCTCTCTGTCCTGGTTATCCATGGTGAGTCAGCCTGGGTCAAAAGCTAGTATTATATAGCTCAACACTTTTAGTGTAGCCTAACATTTTAATGGGAGTGATTTACATTTCAAATATCATGGGTTCTAGTTGCGCAGATAAAATAACCAGTTATAGATCTTTTCTATAGGAGTAATGTTATgtctagtgtgtgtatagtgtagagGTCATATTGGCAGCATGTTGATTTGTATAGCACAGATCAAATGGAGTTGGTTTACATTCAGTATGCAGTATGTTTTTTCTAAAGTGGTGTTCAATGTGATTCTCCTCTGTCTGAACACCACAGGCTACACTGTGTGGTCCCACAACCTGGTGGCCATCTCCCGTCTACGTGGCTCCAGCCTCAAGGTCCTGGCTGTGTCCGAGGAGAGTATCGACTTCGACCCGGACCAGGGGGTCTTCATGGAGGGTGACCCCGTCCACAACCTGGTGAAGGAGGTGTCCCAGGGCCTGGGGCGCATCTGGCACCCCTCCATGGACTCCAACTTGGTCCTCAGCGAGCCCACCCAGCACTTCCACAGGGAGATGCAGAGCTTCAGCCTGGGCATGTAGACTAGAGCTACAAACGCCAGGCCGGGCCTCcatctgggtcgtgttcattaggcaccaaacggaagaaagcAAGACAGGGAGGGACTACCCGGACTTGTCCAGTAAGAAACGCTCATCttctgttttctgttgcaaaacgttttgaaaTGTTTTCTGTTGCGTGCCCTAAAGAACACGACCCTGGTCTGGCCTGCTGCACATGCTCAGTGCTTGTCATGATGATATAATCTAAACCTTATGGGTCCTATCTCATTTGCATACTTTATTTTTAGTTTATATTTTCTTTCTTTGTAGAATGAACTAATCCTTTATATGTGCTGTGTTTAATCAGTATTAGCTCTATatttatatctatctatatatatcctGCTTATGAATAGGAGAGTATAGTTGGGTATTTGATTAGTAGCTAATTGAGCGATTGGTGTATGGAGGGGGCTTTTTTTTACACAGCTAGCTTACTTGTATTGCAAGTTTTCTTTTTGGTTTTGTCTGTTTGTTGTTTTTCTCTTAGCGAGTGCTGAGTTACCGTAAACTAACTTATCAGTTAATCCACCTTGGCTTTTTGCAATGACGGAATCCTTTGTAATTGTTTGTTCACCTTTTTAAGGGGAGATTAGTCCAGTGGTCTTCCGGCAGAGGGAGGGACAGTGCTGGTGGACTGTTAGGCCCCCCTAACCCCTCCCTTCCTGTCTGCTCTTTACTTTTGTGTTTTGGAGATAATATGATTGCTATGTTACGGGACTAAGATCCTGCTGGTTCTTCTCAGCCTAGAGGTGGGATGTGATACAGTTCTGTTGGTGAAACCAATTGCTGAGGTttccacactgacacactcatgCTGAGGCCCTTTGAACTGCCTACGTACAGCTGCAGTACTTTAGTCAGGGGTCAGCATTGACAGTTATGTGTTGCAGTTTGCTCTCAGAAAaatcctctgtctgtctcaggtaGGCAAAACATGATGATGAAGATGGTGGtgggggtgatgatgatgatgtataCTATGAAACAATCAGCTAGTCTGTCAGTTTAATCCAGTTTTTCTTGAGTCACAGTTGCCTTGGAAATCCCCTTGCGTTCTGGATTCAATCGTTTTTGCCATCAAATCTGCCCCTTTTACCACGGGGTAAACAAACTTAGTCATACATTTGTTTTAAGATTAAGGTGTTGAAAGAGTTTAAAGAATGGCAAACTACTCCTTGCACGTATTTCTCTTGTTCACAGTTTTAGGGCAAAGTACTTGCTGTGTTGACTGACTCCAGGGCCACAGTGTTTCACCTGCT from Oncorhynchus clarkii lewisi isolate Uvic-CL-2024 chromosome 25, UVic_Ocla_1.0, whole genome shotgun sequence encodes the following:
- the LOC139383295 gene encoding F-box only protein 33, producing MLFVFHTESSGTVPLSHNLTTVIFTLLFANNSLVACAMALCGGVGAMALPSELIVHIFSFLSDRDKLRASSVCSRWRECLFYPSLWMELKLRVGGGSNGGGYGSEQTPRLDFLMRKFGSFVRELQLEFAPVEGYLRPLNGVEGRMESVESDPQFPGRWKEAIITYLDQVLCVLGCIRNNRNLQKLSLYGDTCILQDEGILDSAYLNQVDQGGVKIKEIQQLLVEVLSNSRQMKWLSSAFMLGVVTPCSLASLSNPSAASLEHLSLLDNQLPCLSSPVELERLVHLRSLALDFCDFTSEMCRLLAGGHRAPLHRLSLMVNGAALEAKPLDCTASEDDWKALVRRCANLRVYMMALDVSSQDLLRVLKPSLPLERIHLDSYSTLVTDGTLELISQQYNKTLSHFVLMRDDTGFPDLSVNRNEDPLVLLAWRCVHLSVLVIHGYTVWSHNLVAISRLRGSSLKVLAVSEESIDFDPDQGVFMEGDPVHNLVKEVSQGLGRIWHPSMDSNLVLSEPTQHFHREMQSFSLGM